DNA from Rhodobacteraceae bacterium M382:
GCATCAAATGCCGGATCAGCGTGGTTTTGCCAGCGCCAAGAAAACCGGTGATGACGGTGACGGGGATCTTGTTGAGGTCGGACATGACTTACTCCTCTGTCGGCATTTCAGCCGGGGGGATACGTGCGATGGATTGTTTGCGAAAGACAACGGGGCGTTCGCGCCAGGGCACCAGCCCGTTGTCGGTATTGGCATAGGCGGTGACGCCGGCAATGATGTCTTCGGCGTGTTGCGCCGGGTCCATATCGCCGTACACATAGGACCAGCGCGCCGGCCCACCGGTCAGCGCCATGGAACAGCCCCGGGTACAGGCCGACAGGCATTCCGCCGGGCGCAAGCTGATATTGTCCGGCAGGTCGAAGGCCTGCAAGGCTTCGTACATTTCGGTGCCCGGGCGTTTGGCTTCCGGGTCGCTCATCTCTCCACGACGGCAGGTCGTGCAGATCGTCAGTGTTACCTGGCCCTTTTTAGCCATCATGGCAGACCTCTTTCGCGCGTTTCGACGACAAGGGAGAGATGGCCAGCAAGGGCGCCATGAGCGGCATGCCCAACAGCCGGACGCGAAACACCCCGTTCGCCCGTTACAGTTCCAGCGCTGGCAGGTCTCCCGGCTTGCGGATTTCGAGAAACCCACGTGGGGCTCTCTGCGGCTGGCCTGCCTTCCCAACCTTGCGGTCAGTGGCCAGGCAACCTCTCCGGTCACGGTCGCGGGGGCGGCTGCGCTTCGGCTTTGGACATTTACATGTCGCGCAGCCTATCGCATTCCCTCTTCGCCTGTCCTAGAACAGGCACCAGCCTTGCCCCCTTGCGGCAAAGGCCTGCCCCTTGTCAAGAGAAGGATGTCCCCCGTGACCGACACGCCAGAAACACCAAGTGATGACGATGCCCGCCACGCGGCGAAAATGGCCAAGAAAAAAGCCGCCCGCGACAGGATGATGGCCACCAAAGACGGTGAAAAAGGGCTGATCATCGTGCATACCGGCCCGGGCAAGGGCAAATCCAGCTCTGGATTTGGCATGATCATGCGCTGCATCGCCCATGAAATGCCTTCGGCTGTGGTGCAATTCATCAAAGGTGGTTGGCAGACCGGGGAGCGCACCCTGATCGAAACGCATTTTTCCGACCTGTGCCAATTCTATGCCATGGGCGAAGGGTTCACCTGGGAAACCCAGGACAAGTCCCGCGATATTGCCGCCGCGCAACGGGGCTGGGAAAAAGCCAAGGAAATGATTCGTAACCCCGAGATACAGATGGTGTTGCTGGACGAAATCAATATCGCGCTGCGCTATGAGTATCTGGATATCAACGAAGTGGTGGAATTTCTGGCCACTGAAAAGCCCGAGATGACCCATGTGGTGTTGACCGGTCGTAATGCCAAGGAAGAGCTGATCGAAATCGCGGATCTGGTCACTGAAATGGCGCTGGTCAAACATCCCTTCCGGGCGGGTGTGAGGGCGCAAAAGGGCGTGGAATTCTGATCTTTGGGTGAGGTCCGGTCGGCGGTTCCTTCGGCGCGCCGATCGGGGCAGATTACGCCGTCGTTTCCTTGACGCTCAGTGTCAGGGCCGACAGGCGGGTGATGTTTCCCACTGAACTGCTCTGCCATAGCTTTGGCAAAGCAAAGGGTTTGTGCAGCTCCCGGTGTGTGGGCCACCGGACTGAAAGTTCTCG
Protein-coding regions in this window:
- a CDS encoding DUF1636 domain-containing protein, whose amino-acid sequence is MMAKKGQVTLTICTTCRRGEMSDPEAKRPGTEMYEALQAFDLPDNISLRPAECLSACTRGCSMALTGGPARWSYVYGDMDPAQHAEDIIAGVTAYANTDNGLVPWRERPVVFRKQSIARIPPAEMPTEE
- the cobO gene encoding cob(I)yrinic acid a,c-diamide adenosyltransferase — its product is MSPVTDTPETPSDDDARHAAKMAKKKAARDRMMATKDGEKGLIIVHTGPGKGKSSSGFGMIMRCIAHEMPSAVVQFIKGGWQTGERTLIETHFSDLCQFYAMGEGFTWETQDKSRDIAAAQRGWEKAKEMIRNPEIQMVLLDEINIALRYEYLDINEVVEFLATEKPEMTHVVLTGRNAKEELIEIADLVTEMALVKHPFRAGVRAQKGVEF